From Candidatus Defluviilinea gracilis, a single genomic window includes:
- a CDS encoding MFS transporter yields the protein MLNQIFRLHDIPSDHHSNFKHLYFDIAWFGLLSGSAVNFLSVYITRIGGTGFEIGLISAMSAVVNLVLAIPAGKWLEKRDTSKAIFWTSVVYRIGFFPFIVLPILLSEESQIAAFILLTFFMSIPLTPLGVGFNALFAEVVPVEYRAHVAGIRNIMFALAYMLSSVASGYLLDTVSFPLGYQIVFAAGAIGAAMSSYHLYFVAPMHKGQTPPPPSIQPASPAPASSAARNFLSALRFDIWRSPFRNVLIGLFAFHASQYLPTPLFPLYNIRVLGLNDNNIGIGTALFYLTVLLGSTQLRRMAHRVGNKVLTGWSAALMALYPLLLAGSTNVWQYYGISLIGGLNFAMVSGVYANYMLDHIPPDDRQAHLAWYNIILNASILIGSLGGPVLGELMGLSAALLLIAVLRFLAGILILKWG from the coding sequence ATGCTTAACCAAATTTTTCGTCTCCACGATATTCCTTCTGATCACCATTCGAATTTCAAACATCTTTATTTCGACATCGCCTGGTTTGGGCTGTTAAGCGGCTCGGCGGTCAACTTCCTCAGTGTCTACATCACGCGCATCGGCGGCACAGGTTTTGAAATCGGTCTGATCAGCGCCATGTCGGCGGTGGTAAACCTTGTCCTCGCCATTCCAGCAGGCAAATGGCTCGAAAAACGGGATACCAGCAAAGCCATCTTCTGGACTTCCGTCGTATACCGGATAGGCTTCTTCCCGTTCATCGTCCTTCCCATCCTATTGTCTGAAGAAAGTCAGATTGCCGCATTCATCCTACTGACATTTTTCATGTCGATCCCCTTGACTCCGCTCGGCGTGGGTTTCAACGCCTTATTTGCCGAAGTTGTCCCGGTCGAATATCGCGCCCATGTGGCTGGTATCCGCAACATCATGTTTGCTCTCGCCTACATGCTCTCGTCGGTCGCAAGCGGATATCTGCTCGACACCGTTTCATTCCCGCTTGGATATCAGATCGTCTTTGCCGCTGGCGCGATTGGCGCGGCGATGAGCAGTTATCATCTCTATTTTGTCGCGCCGATGCATAAGGGACAAACCCCGCCGCCTCCCTCAATTCAACCTGCTTCGCCCGCCCCGGCGAGTTCCGCCGCCCGAAATTTCCTCTCCGCTTTGCGTTTCGATATCTGGAGGTCTCCGTTTCGGAACGTGCTCATTGGCTTATTCGCGTTTCACGCATCGCAATATCTGCCCACTCCTTTATTCCCGCTCTACAATATCCGCGTGCTGGGGTTGAACGATAACAACATCGGCATTGGCACCGCGCTGTTCTACCTAACCGTCCTGTTGGGGTCCACGCAACTCCGAAGAATGGCGCATCGTGTTGGCAACAAAGTATTAACCGGCTGGAGCGCCGCGCTCATGGCGTTGTATCCGCTGTTACTGGCGGGTTCCACGAACGTCTGGCAATACTATGGAATCTCCCTGATCGGCGGGTTGAACTTCGCCATGGTCTCCGGTGTCTATGCCAACTATATGCTCGACCACATTCCTCCAGACGACCGTCAGGCGCACCTGGCGTGGTACAACATCATCCTCAACGCCTCGATCCTGATCGGCTCGCTGGGGGGACCTGTGCTGGGCGAACTTATGGGTTTATCCGCCGCCCTGCTGTTGATCGCTGTGTTGCGCTTTCTGGCAGGAATATTAATTTTGAAGTGGGGATGA
- the smpB gene encoding SsrA-binding protein SmpB, translating to MTDDVKIVANNRKAGFEYFLLEKFEAGLVLQGSEIKSIRAGQMSIQESYVDIENGEQAWLVEAHIAPYEQANRNNHEPKRKRKLLLHKKQIRELWNNVRIKGMTVVPTRVYLKNGRAKIEIALAKGKKAYDKRATIAKRDEARSAERQTRVR from the coding sequence ATGACCGATGACGTTAAAATCGTAGCTAACAACCGCAAAGCCGGTTTTGAATATTTTCTGCTTGAAAAGTTCGAAGCGGGGCTCGTCCTTCAAGGAAGCGAGATCAAATCGATACGAGCGGGGCAAATGAGCATACAAGAATCCTATGTGGATATCGAAAACGGCGAACAGGCATGGCTGGTCGAGGCGCACATCGCGCCATACGAGCAAGCCAACCGCAACAACCACGAGCCAAAACGCAAGCGGAAACTTCTCCTCCACAAAAAGCAGATCCGCGAACTGTGGAATAACGTCCGCATCAAAGGCATGACGGTCGTGCCGACGCGCGTCTACCTCAAAAACGGACGCGCCAAGATCGAGATCGCGCTCGCCAAAGGTAAAAAGGCATACGATAAACGAGCGACCATTGCCAAGCGAGACGAGGCGAGAAGCGCGGAACGCCAAACCCGCGTACGATAA